In one window of Leptospira sp. GIMC2001 DNA:
- a CDS encoding response regulator, producing the protein MINILIIDDEELNLRIIEESLEGSGYILTKAIDGSQAWEILKKKKVEFAAIILDRLMPVMDGIEVLKLIKSDRDLREIPVVLQTALSGNKDIIDGLESGAFYYLTKPYSKKVLISITNLAVEGYFKYKKAREDLKLSQNVLKYIKNGEFYIKNFDHVLALAPVLSNAFPEPSRVLTGIMEIMHNAIEHGNLEIGYELKKRITRYRQI; encoded by the coding sequence ATGATTAATATATTGATAATTGATGATGAAGAATTGAATCTTAGGATCATAGAAGAATCCTTGGAAGGAAGTGGGTATATTCTTACCAAAGCAATTGATGGAAGTCAGGCTTGGGAGATTCTTAAGAAAAAGAAAGTTGAATTCGCAGCAATTATTTTAGATCGCTTAATGCCAGTTATGGATGGAATTGAAGTTTTAAAATTAATTAAATCTGATCGCGATCTTAGAGAAATTCCAGTAGTTCTCCAAACTGCTCTTAGTGGAAATAAAGATATCATTGACGGACTTGAATCGGGTGCTTTCTATTATCTTACCAAGCCATATTCGAAAAAAGTATTAATTTCCATAACTAATTTAGCAGTTGAAGGCTATTTCAAATATAAGAAGGCGAGAGAAGATCTCAAACTGAGTCAAAATGTTTTAAAGTATATAAAGAACGGCGAATTTTACATTAAAAATTTTGATCATGTTTTAGCATTGGCACCTGTTCTATCCAATGCTTTTCCAGAACCTAGCCGTGTTCTTACAGGAATTATGGAGATTATGCACAATGCGATTGAGCATGGTAATTTAGAAATAGGTTACGAATTAAAAAAAAGAATTACAAGATACAGACAAATATAG
- a CDS encoding haloalkane dehalogenase, which produces MSNEIPFLRTPDHNFENLPGYPFKPNYLQINPGNLRIHYLDENSISEQTVLLMHGEPSWSYLYRKMIPIFAKSGFRVIAPDLIGFGKSDKPIDRSVYSYAIYVEWITEFIKSLDLQNITLVCQDWGGLIGLRVAAENPERFVRISAANTFLPTGEFPLPQSFLEWHNFSQKAKRLPVGKIIKGGCVREVSPDVIRAYNAPFPDESYKAAARVFPTLVPSNPEDPASIANIKAWNILRKWTKPFLTAFSDQDPVTKGGDLIFRRRIPGTKGQPHTTIKNAGHFLQEDCGEEWANLIIDWIQNQK; this is translated from the coding sequence ATGAGCAACGAAATCCCTTTTCTAAGAACACCAGATCATAATTTTGAGAATCTTCCAGGTTACCCATTTAAGCCAAACTATTTACAAATCAATCCAGGCAATCTGCGGATACACTATTTGGATGAGAATTCAATTTCAGAACAGACTGTACTATTGATGCATGGAGAACCGTCTTGGTCGTACTTATACAGAAAAATGATACCCATTTTTGCAAAATCTGGGTTTCGAGTTATTGCACCTGATCTAATTGGTTTTGGCAAAAGTGATAAGCCAATTGATAGAAGTGTTTATAGTTATGCGATATATGTTGAGTGGATTACAGAATTCATAAAGTCTTTAGATTTACAGAATATAACTTTAGTATGCCAAGATTGGGGTGGACTCATTGGATTACGAGTAGCCGCAGAGAATCCCGAACGATTCGTACGCATTTCAGCTGCTAATACTTTTCTTCCAACAGGAGAATTTCCTTTACCGCAGAGTTTTTTGGAATGGCACAACTTTTCGCAGAAAGCAAAGAGATTGCCAGTTGGAAAAATTATCAAAGGTGGCTGTGTAAGGGAAGTTTCTCCAGATGTTATCCGGGCATACAACGCTCCATTTCCTGATGAATCATATAAAGCTGCAGCTCGGGTTTTCCCAACGTTAGTTCCATCCAATCCAGAAGATCCTGCAAGTATTGCCAACATAAAGGCTTGGAATATTCTCAGGAAATGGACCAAACCTTTTCTTACTGCATTCAGTGATCAAGATCCAGTGACTAAGGGTGGTGATTTGATTTTTAGAAGAAGAATTCCGGGAACAAAAGGCCAACCGCACACAACAATTAAAAATGCTGGACATTTTCTTCAAGAAGACTGTGGAGAGGAGTGGGCTAATCTAATTATTGATTGGATACAGAATCAGAAATAA